The genomic region gagtgagagagcacaagctggtaaactgttgctaaatttaggctacaataacgctaagcattgaaaaacagatgctagtCATGTGGGTAACACTCTCTAACAGCGATCAGcttgtcattttttctgtcaaacaagttgtgaatttgttgtaacattaaacaggggacgacttactctgtgctcaaAGTGATGTAACGAGCTCCAGCGGattccacagtgtgtgtgcagtacaacgaaacactcggaagaattccaagtacgtggtttagtgacaatcCTAAcacagagtaagtggtaaacctcctaggGCCTCATAGGCCTCCTAGGGCCTCATAGGCCGATGGCATTGAATGAAGCCATAAGCCTACAGCTCCAAGGAGGTTTACTTACTCTGAGTAGTAACTAGGCTTGCCACTAAACTACGTGGAATACCCCCCAGTTCATTGTCTTTCAGGTTTAGTTCAAGGGGTTGAACAAAAATATTGCATTATCAACATTTGCGTTGTCATCCCATTAATGAGGCTCAAAAGTAATTAGACAAACATACAATATTATTATGATGATTTTTTAATAGGCTTACTTGGAAAATATCTTGGTGGAAAATATCAATGACAGGCAGGATCAGGAACCCATAGAATGCTAAGTTTCCCCATGATGAGATGCTTTGCCTGCAGCCACCCTCATTTGCTTGTTTTTCAGCCTTaagttttgtctttgtctttgtctttttaTTTGAGTTGGGGACCATCTAGGTAATTGAGCATCTAGTAGTCAGTTGAGCATTTTATaatttaaatgtagcctattgaataatttgaaatgatactttggattcaagcagaaactcttctttaataattgcttgtatagcctacttgaatatggagagtaggcctatgtgctccatggctacctctgatcagtcagagtgatagccaatgaggcctacatcacttcaGTGCttcatgacagttgaaaatatatgcatatttaagggtaatttTAATTAGGTGTacccgaccgatttgagggccgcttgggccaaatatgccagggccaatttttggtcccagtccgcccctgccCGAATCTAAGAGTATCAGACCTCAGGTCATCAGTGACCTCTTCCATTTACAGCCATAGCCTACATGCCCATGCCCTACCATACAGGTAGCCCTTCCTTTTATTCTCCATACATTTCTCTTCCCATCATTTTGTAATAAGCTCATTTTGATTTTATATATCCAAAGAATCTTGTTATTGGTTTTCTAGCGAGGTCTAATCTGACCCTCTTGCTCTTGAGTGATAGCCTACTAGTGGTTTGCACCTTGTAAACCCACTATATTATTCATGCAGGTGTCTCTTGATTGTAGACTTTGATAATGATATGCATGTCCTGTCCTCATGTGTGTCAGTTGCTGTGAGTTTTTCTTCAACAAGGAAATAATTCTACCATCACCCACCTACCTGTCTTCTGTGGTCCTTCAGACTTTTTGGTGTTACTGAGCTTACCAGCACATTCCTTCTTTTTAAGTATTAAGTTCCCTCCTTGAAATGAACTCCAGGCCTTTTATATGCTTAATTTGTTATGGAATAATGAGGAAACAGGCCACAGTTGACCATGAAACATTTTGTCTGTCAATTGTCTTTAGAACATCAAATCAGTCAATGCAATATTTTTGTTCAACCCCTTGACTTCAAGCTGAACATCCACATTCCCTATTGATCCATATCAGATCCATTGTGATGGTGAACAAAGgcaaaattaaatataagtacAGTATAAgtactttttgatcccgtgagggaaatttggtctctgtatttatcccaatccgtgaattagtgaaacacactcagcacacagtaaggtgaagcacacacttatcccgacgcagtgagctgcctgctatagcggcgctcggggagcagtgagcggttacaagcccgaagccctaaccagtaggtcatGACTGCCCCCAAAATTACAAAAATTGTGTCAGATACTTATGGAGCCCAGATAACCACCAGTTTCACTTCCAATTTGTTTGCCTTTTTAATGCATATCACATCTATTCTATAACAGAATTATGACTTATACTGTAGGCAGAAAAGGCCCATCTTTGTGTGTGGTCTGAGCTGAGCATATGTGTATACCGATAGGCCTGTTGTTTTGAATGCATTCTATTTCACAAAATGATCAGCGTTATTTCATCTCTTCccacattattatttattttaagacTTCACAGTAAGTTCTCTTTGTTTACAAAAAATAGAAtactgttgttgtttatttttttcatcagTAGAAAACGTTCAGATGATTTACAGCACCTTAGCTCAAAAAAAGTAAAGCAGGTtgtgccatctctttttttctgtcttcaaAAGCAAAGTCACAATGATTTAAGAGAGGAAGTTGCTAGGTCTGTGACTTGGAGGAAGTCCGTACCAGCATTCTCAGGTTCTATCAGAGAGGGGCAGGGCAAACATCCATCCAGGAAATTAAACAAATATACATTCAGATTAATACACATTTTTTCAGAGGACAAAGAAACACTGAGCTACTCCTCCCTCTTGCAATATTTGATATTtaatgatgtgtttgtgtttagaaGGATGGAAAATAATGTTACGCAGAAATTTAGTGGGGACTTGGCAAGGTATTGCGAAGTAAAGACTTTGAATTATTCCTAATATGGATACTGGATGATATTGCCTGTTTGCTTTGTGAAAATAGTGACGAGGGAGGACATTGAATTATACCACATGAATACATCAACTGACAACATGACAACAAATGATGAGGAGATTCTGAATATGTTAATTGTAACTGATACAGCAATATGAATTCAGTAACTTTTGATTGGGTTGGTGATGTTGAATATGATggcaacatttttaataatcgtcgtcatcatcatcatcatcatcatcatcgtcatcatcatcatcatcgtcatcatcatcgtcatcatcgtcatcatcatcgtcgtcgtcgtcatcatcatcgtcgtcatcatcatcatcatcatcatcatcatcatcatcatcatcatcatcatcgtcatcgtcatcgtcatcatcgtcatcatcatcattaaatTAATTATCATCGTGCCGCCGTTGCCGCCGccgcatcatcatcatcgcgtcatcatcgtcgtcatcgtcgtcatcgtcatcatcatcatcatcatcaggatCTATTTCTCCCTCCAACACATCTTCAATCCAGTCCTCCAGTTCATCGGCAGTAGGCATGTCATCCTCATCGTCCATATCAAACCACACGCTCTCCGCCTACACAATAGAGGGGTGCCATGTTAAGTTCTGTGGAGTTTTCTCATGCTGTGTCACTTTATCATGTCAGACAAATAACTTACGTCATCAACATCCACTACACCAATCTGGGGATCAGAAAGGTCAATGTCGAAAATCTTCTCCCAATAAGGGACAAGCTGTAAAGAAAAAACTGTGTCAGAATTGAATGAAATACTATTAGGTGTGTACGTTTAAGACTCAAAAGTTAAGGGAAATTAAAACTACACCTCTAGTTAGATAAATATATCCATCACCAAAATCCCATAACAAGCTAATATTTTTCGTCCAATAAATCTGTTTCAAGGTGTCTCTTTTGTCCAGGGGACTTTTGTCATGTTCTGAACTACCTTCACCCTAAGCTAGACTGGGCTCTTACCAGTGGGAAGTCATCGGGGTCGATCCAGATGATGCTGAGATCAGGGTTGTCTGTGTTATCCTGAGCAACATCCTTCAAGATCTCCAGGAACTCAAAGCCATCTAGAGGAAATCAGCAGGTCAGAGTCAGGTTGACATTGTCATAAAATCAGTATGTTATCTTTTGTGCTCAAATAGTGCTCAAATACAAAGTGGAGAGTGTGCCACTGCTTGTTTAACAGGTTAGATAAGGCCAACAATTATTTTCTGTTATTGTACCAATTTGTGAAATTTCAAAAGAACATGGGTCAGTCAACATTGTCTTTATCATTGAGAAGCTTTTGCACATTAAACATTGAGTCCCATATTAAGATGTAAGAAACTTCAGAGGGTCTCAAAACCTTACATATGAACAAATGGATCATGATCAAAACTGTATTTTTCTCTTATAATGCCATATCTCCTTATGTGATTCTTGTCTGTATATTTTATGTGACATTCATGTGGTGAAATCATTCACCCACAGTGTGTTATGGCATTAAGTTTGTATCTATCATAAGATTTAAAATagatctctctctgttctcttatTGTAAATATAAGGATTATACTGTAGTTCCCATATTTCGATACCTGGATCACTCTCCTCGGCGAATGCAATGATGTGCTCGCCATCCATGTCATCCTCCTGAGACATGAAAATAATTTGTCAATGTTTATATTATTTGCTATTGGTTTTCTCAAAACATTACATTTGATTGATAGTGGTGGATAATTGCTAATTATGTATCATTGAATATAAAGAAAAAGAACTGCACTCACAGTTCCCTTTAAATAACTTTTAATTGCCCCACGGATGTTTCGAGCAGAAAGCGCTGAAGAAGAGCTTTCTGCTCAAAACGTCCGTGGAGCGATTAAAAGTTGTTTAAAAGGAACTGTGATTGCAGTTCTTTTTCTTTATATTCAGTTAATTACATGTAAGGATCCAGCACCCAGTGTATAAAATTTAGGAGGTGTTGAGCGCGTTTTTCCATGATTGATGATTTGCTTACCCAGATCTCATACATGTTGTGAGGTTGCAGTTTCCTCAGGGTTGGTCTGAAACAGAATAGAGGTAAGAGAGATGACTAACACGTTGATCAAAACACCAACAAGATCATCCATTCATGATTTCAAATATTCACCATTGTAACTCAAATATACTCACACAGTTCACAGcaaaaatggacacacacacacacacacacacacacctgtcatgGTCCTCAATGAAGTCAACAAGCTCATCCTCTGAGTACGGTTTTCCAGGGATGGTGACGGATTCATCCATGAAGGGTTCGTAGAAGTCAACTTCATTCAGCTTGAGGTCGAGGGCCTTAGCAACCTGTCAGGGCAGCATTGGAGACAGAGTGACATaggagatataattttgtaaatatttaGTAAATCATACatcatgtaaaatgtaaaaatatttaGTAAAGCATACATCATGTAAAATGAAGCAGGAAATACCACACAGATTTTTCAGTGGTGTGGTTTATAGGTACAAAATACTAGAGAAGAAAAAAGGCCTTCAGCTATTTGGGATAATTTGGGGGTATGGAAAggtaacctggcaatagccagatgaatttcgctccgcctagctccactcatccatctggaaccgatccattgaagtgttgcttcagaaggctgggcctaatcaaaaaatgcttgcatatgattgaataagccacttcaccgtcatctattgacgtgctacttcaaccactcacatcgaagctaacccgtgacgctaataacagactcacagtcgcttctacgctatgtcacatctatgaaactcccgccctgcttcctgattggctaaaccataaagttggttggagaaatcactctcaatggaagaggtcccagatggatgtgagtgaagctaggcggagctaagcggaacgacattcatctggctagggtcaggttaatggAAAGGTGAATCGATAACAGAATTGATTGTTAATGTGGATAGCTTTGTCATTGTTCTTCTAGACCTTTACATTAATTCTCAGTCAGGTACAGAAATGTGCCCATCATGACAAATGCAATGCTTTTccatatttccataaaaatgcaTTAACATCAGGGCGAATCGTCAatttaattataggctaatttAGGAGATATATAtggaaaatgtatatatatatatgtgtgtgagcgcgtgtatgtgtgtgtgtttttctgacaGCGCTGGCCCTCAAAGGACTGACAGCGGCTCACTGGTTCATTTTCCATACTGACACCGGCATGGCCCAatcaaatgtcttactttttgGGTGCACCGGCCTTCAAAGAGCTgacagcggcccattggttcaATTTCTATACTAGCGCTAATACGACGCTGGCTGTGACAACAAAATAATTGTTCCCcggctttctctgtctatgagcTGCAGCGTTTCTCAAAGTCAAACTATGAGCCTCCTCAACGAGTAGATTGCTATTCTACGGAGCTGTGAATTTAAATTATGCCGGgcctctgtctgttaatttgcggcacaattgaatgaTAGTGGGGGTTCTAAGGGccgattctaagggcccagcactgacagggggccccCAGAGAGCCCTCCAgataatactatatattattgGGGGGCCCAGAATTaatgtctgtcatagggcccaaattttctagcagcgcccctACTAACATCTATTGACGTgaaataggcctatgtctccatgcagggtaCAAGCAGTGAAGTTATAttcaggtagccaatgttctcACTTAGGCCAATATAATCTGGAATATTAtcaaaatagtaataataattataatgtcAATACAAAatcaaatatcaataataaaaaaataaacaaataccatacatatacaaataatAACTCTAAGAATTAATTCATTATTTAAGTGTAAACTGAACAGATGTGTCTtgagacccctcttgaaagatcCAAAACAATCACAGGAATGCAGAACACTAGGCAACTCATGGCATAGAATGCACACATATTTTAAGTGGACTGTCTGCAGGGAATGCGTCTGACTGGGAATGTGTGGGCCATCTCGGGCaaaatgccagggccgattttttgTCCCAGTCCAGCCCTGATTAACATCTACAGCAAAGGCTGCACTGTCAGAGATCATCTGAAAAGGGAGATTCCAATCTTCGGATAAAGCGTATTGTCAGTGAGTCCCGGACTTTAGCTCCGGCAACTAGTTGTCTTTAATGGAATCTTATGGGCAGGCGTCCCATAAACGCCTAGTGGTGAAAAGTAATAGTATATAGGGTGGATCTTTGTCTTTTGTGTAACCACATTTTACAGAGACATTTATACCCAGTGGGGCTTTAGTGGTGGAACATTTGGAAACATTTGGAAACAATACCACTGAAATTCCTCAAAACTGATTTTGAATTCACATTTATTGCTAAAAATGATAGATGATattcatgtactgtaggcctacttctgacTACTCATATGAACGTCATTGGTCAGCGGCAGTAGGCAGTTATCACCAGACTACAGAGTTACAACTCTACATATtacaacatttttgttttgagttGTCAAATGGGTGCTCAAGATTGGTGAGTAATACATGTCACCCAGTCTAAAGCTTGTTAGCCATTACACTTTTGTCAATGGGGAAACTGCTAACATTGCTATTTCCCCCATAAGAAAATCTCAGATTCACTGTATACCTTGGAGTCAAAGGTGGCGAAGAACTTGATATGAGGGTGGAATTCCTCAGCTGCATCCTCATAGGCATCAAAATCTGAAGTGCGACAAAATATAAAGTTCGTCAGCAGCCACATCAGGGCTCTACACAGCACACATCACCTATCTGCTCACTGCACTCTCTATACAAACCACACAGGAGTATGTGAAGGGCGAGAATGAGAGCATGTGCTGTTTTGTTAGTGGGACATGGCTTTAGTACATACGGTCAGATTTCTCATTCTTGAAGAAGCCCACCAGTTTGATGTCCTCATCAATGTTGAAGAAACCTTTCAGCTCGTGCCTGTTGTCAAGGATTTCCACGGGGTCATCAAGCAActgggaagaaaggaagagggaaTAGGATGGAGACAATGTAAGCTGTCAGGAAGCATCCAACTCATTTGGTGCAACTGAAATAATTGAATGTCACTAGCTACAAATATCGTTCACCAAAGTGACATGCCGCCAGTACTTAATTTTATAACAGGCTTTATTTCATTACTTGAAGTCCGGCTCTGTACTAtaaatagccaatcagaatgtcATTAAGGGATCATTGATGTTTTTAGGTCTGTCTGACCATTCCAAACGGAGTTATGTGTCTGATCTTGTTTGCCcatatatacagtaccctccagaattattggcacctctgctaaagttgagtAAAAACCTGTATCGTACATAATCTGTTGgttatttattgtaatctcacaatgaaaaaaataggaaaaatccaaccttgaagggaagcaaatttattctgagaaaaaggaaaatctcataaagaaataaatatttttaacaaaatcacgtcgctcacaattattggcaccccttcttgtaataccttcttaagcctccctttgccaataaaacagcttgtaatattctcctatgacaccccataaagttgaatacaaagcaagggatttaaggCCATTCGTCTTTACCAAATCTCCCCAGAttgtccagattcctaggtccacacttgtgcattctcctctttgactcaccccactgtttttctatggagttcaggggactgagatggcaatggctgaagcttgattttgtgttcagtaaaccatatttgttttgatctggacgtttgctttggttcattgaccAATGACCTGATGattgatccaatcatgaccaacttttagtgtcttggcagagattgacagatttcctttgaaaatgttcaggtttttattggtgttcatgataccatgcaccttaattaggtgCCCaagggaataaaaacagccccacaatagcacagcccctccacaataattctcattaggcatggggttcttttcagtatagtcgttcttctatgtacgccaaacacacctaaagtgtttctagctaaagagcgcaattttcatttcatctgacaagaCCACagttccagacaaagtcactgtaccattcagttGCTGGACAGGCctttacctggcatgccctctaaataatcttttagcagtgaggtcatttttgaagattttttgggggacttggtgaccccaagatgatacctttTTCTGTAACTTTCAAACAGTGGTTATATGGAATGTTTTGCCTATCTTACCATCCACCATAATGTGtgtgggggcaagataaccatgggtctttgtccaagcatgtttgtcacatttccagtgaTGACAATGATTACAACCtgttaatcattgttttaactgtaaatataggcattttaaacaaagtacctagtttttATAGACATcccctgacttacaaatgtcaacaggctttgtttttatttagatttagtgtattctcttgtctttcccatgttgaaaaatgactagaggacttagcctgtgttactttattttcataccttagtgaaaaataaagtcatgacttctgaaagttcaaagacactctgattaacttaaataaattgaaattagataggaaaatgcttctgttaggttttgtataagatttttctaggggtgccaatatttgtgagcaacgtgtttttgttaaaaatatttatttctttatgagatttccctttttctcagaataaatttgcttccattcaagggtggatttttcctcattgttttcattgtgagattataataaatcaccaacggattattttttatacctgtttttagtcatctttaccaaaggtgccaataattccgGAGGGTACTGTAGCTGCCCAGAGGCATTTCCAGGATGAAATTGTGATATGAATATGTGGAGTTGAGTATGAAAATATGGGTATAAATCATGGATCAAGGATGAAGCTGACTGCAGCATGCTTCCCTCTCACATACATCATAGATGAACTCCACCAGTGTGTCAGCAGCAAGCTCTCCATCATACTCAATGACCTCATCATCAGCGAAGATATAGACACAGTCTTCCTCATCCAAACCTGTGAGACGGGAGGACAGACTTCAATAAGGCAGATATACACTTTCAGGATTACACCACTAGAGGGAGTGATTTTGCTCAGTTTGCCTGTAGACTGGTAGGGCACCTTTAAAGCTCAGAGTGTAAATGAACTAATGAGTTCCCATTCCCATTCTGTCAGCAAGGGCTTAGTGCTTAAAAGCTTTTGGCCTTATCATCATGAAGGTTACTGAAAACCAGTTGGTAAACATGCATAGTGAATATGAAATAAAAGGAATATGGGGGAAACATGGCCTTTTCCGTATACTATGACAGAGGTAGGGTACCTAGTTTCTTGGCAACAGCACTGTCCTTCTTCTCATCAAGCACACCGAATCCTATATCTTCGTCATCTAGGTCATCCAGGACCTGGGCTGCAAGCTGCCAGAAAAGGAGTTGCAATTAGTCATACAATTGTTTCATTGAGGTGGTAGACTATACTCTACCATTACAAGTTCCTACATATGTGCTACAAATGaagcaaaacaaaatatttacaCCATATCTTTTAAACTCTTTTCATCACCCCTCTAGAATGGCAATAGCACACCTATTTATGACCCCACAGTGTGATTTCATCTAAGTGAGTGTTAGATGACTGCATCCGTCTCTCTGCACATGTAGTGGAGGCCTATTATTTTGTTTCACTCCCAGCTCACATATTTGTGAGTATGCTGTAAGCAGTGTCGCTAGTCCAGATGAAGCCTTCACACCATAAAAGCCCGGCACAAAGACCGCTGCCCCTGCACTTTCTAAATCGGAGTGAAACCTGACCCGATTGATAGACAGCGGCGTCCACCAATGGTAGCGTGGCATTCGTGGATGCCTGGCATGAGGAGATGGAGGCTCTGTGCCAAGTCGGAGTAATAGGGTTCTGGGGTGCCGACAGGTGCACTGCAGTGTGAGATGTCTACTTGCATCTTGTCAAGGAaatgtttgctctctctctctctctctctctctctctctctccatttccagTTATTCTTTCCATGCTTCTTAGCTCTGCATTGTAATCTGCATACTACCTTGGAGTATAGGAATAACTTCACTTGTATTGATATTTTATCATTAAACACTGTAAATATTTTTCTCTGAAGGAGCCATTTTTTAATATGCAGTTGACACTGTTCAACATGCTTGCCATTATGTGATAtttagcaataataataataacaaacagATTATGATTGTAGATAAAAGAACATATAGTTACTGAAACTActactactgtaggcctagagaAAGATGTACGGTAAAGTTAAAGATGACAGTTAATATAATgcagaaaagaaatagaaataagtgtgtgtgtgtgtgtgtgtgtgtgtgttattttacaTTCTGATGAGAAAAGGGATTCATTTTGCTCAGGAAAAAATCTGTTAAATATTTGTCCTAAAGCACAAGACCAAAAACACAAGATATAATGAAGATGCCTGACACTGGCCCATGATGTGTAGTTGGTTTATTGTATTGGCATAATACGGTTTGTCAGATTGTTTTACTTTTAATTTTTGGTGCAGTGTCCCTTTTATATTTAGCCTGTCCTCTGACACTGAACTTTTATTGGTTGAATGTGGGGCCCACTACCTGGAATGGAGGAGTATGGATGTGTCGTTGAATGTGCTCTGTGGGAATGGAGGGGAATTGATGTGTGTCTCAGCCTGTGTGTGCCAGCCCATTTCTATCATGATATCAATGACCTCATTCAGTGGGGCTTCCTGCATTCTGCATATTTAGTCTCTTTCATCActttcatcccctctctctctctctctgtctgtctgtctgtcactctcttttttcattattatttttttttttgggggggggtgttgggaaGCCAATTGCATCAATAAATTAATCTGGGTGCTATAGACTGCTTTGACTAAcattgccccccctctctctcccttcctctctctctctctctctctctctctctctctctctgtctctgttgtgACTAAATTTGTGTCACTATAGATGGTATATTTTAAGCTGAAGACAAAAATCTGGGCATTGATTGAATACATCCAAAATCCGAAATCAACCCATTCTACACCCAAAAGTTTCAGCCATGGGTATCATGAAGTTGGTATTAATATGAAAAGGCCTTTAAGGGGGAGGCTCACATCTATCTGTTAAATAGATTGAGTGCTAAACTCAGCTCAAAGGCTTTGGGCCAAACGGGCCACAGCTATATAAGGTAGCCCCGGCAGAAGCCATGAGTCGACAAGAGGGACGAAATATTTGCCATGAAGGCTGAGGTCGGGAGCTTCAGCTTCAAAtcaggggaagggagggagggaggg from Alosa alosa isolate M-15738 ecotype Scorff River chromosome 1, AALO_Geno_1.1, whole genome shotgun sequence harbors:
- the casq1a gene encoding calsequestrin-1a, which codes for MKWGWVLLGLLMAFGQLAWGQKGLDIPEFDGRDRVIDLNIKNFKAVMKKYDVFVIYYHEHVGSSRVAQKQFEVEELALELAAQVLDDLDDEDIGFGVLDEKKDSAVAKKLGLDEEDCVYIFADDEVIEYDGELAADTLVEFIYDLLDDPVEILDNRHELKGFFNIDEDIKLVGFFKNEKSDHFDAYEDAAEEFHPHIKFFATFDSKVAKALDLKLNEVDFYEPFMDESVTIPGKPYSEDELVDFIEDHDRPTLRKLQPHNMYEIWEDDMDGEHIIAFAEESDPDGFEFLEILKDVAQDNTDNPDLSIIWIDPDDFPLLVPYWEKIFDIDLSDPQIGVVDVDDAESVWFDMDDEDDMPTADELEDWIEDVLEGEIDPDDDDDDDDDDDDDDDDDDDDDDDDDDDDDDDDDDDDDDDDDDDDDDDDDDDY